A stretch of Malassezia japonica chromosome 6, complete sequence DNA encodes these proteins:
- the HGH1 gene encoding Protein hgh1 (EggNog:ENOG503NVZ9; TransMembrane:1 (o392-411i); BUSCO:EOG09262F7P; COG:S), with amino-acid sequence MSLPASHEVLTFLADPNPQVRQVAMANVVGFSAQSSPNRALLTDKVTDSNGEPLKIWDDSPLDVLQSIKNLCHDQPITMHDALSALINLTDSPSVALRIADPEFLKFLVAYIGDSVSLLADLACMLLSNLTKFEPVCARLLDMVVEDRPFYSFLSPLDLQLSLSGLDADPSQPDYEERKRATAEATERLSQSVRAADAVKFPALVKLIRAFEEGASVESSSASASDMRARVAATKRDNEGRPVEMGADGRPDVRRKSNCNFLASVFANVTVLPRGRDFFVQPIEGADKDSADAYPVGRIMVYTEHADLIRRGGVISALKNILFIKSAHKLILAPGPTMKEYENYHAPVDILPYLLMPLIDGKELAKVDLDDQEALPESCQLVPEDKPRERDAALRLMLVECLLLLCTSLYGRECLRSRGAYIVVREAHLAEQKEEITEAIVRLVNLLKREESDATLAGGGDVDVGAEDNQDDDDDDDLIIEEL; translated from the exons ATGTCGCTCCCAGCCAGCCATGAGGTGCTGACGTTCCTTGCGGATCCAAACCCCCAGGTGCGCCAGGTCGCGATGGCCAATGTGGTGGGCTTTAGTGCGCAAAGCAGCCCCaaccgcgcgctgctcaccgACAAGGTGACCGACAGCAacggcgagccgctcaAGATCTGGGACGACTCGCCACTGGATGTGCTGCAGTCGATCAAGAACCTGTGCCATGACCAGCCT ATTACGatgcacgacgcgctcagTGCGCTAATCAACCTCACCGACAGCCCctcggtcgcgctgcgcatcgccgaccCCGAATTTCTCAAGTTTTTGGTGGCCTACATTGGC GACTCGGTGTCACTCCTGGCGGATCTGGCGTGCATGCTCCTCTCGAATCTGACCAAGTTTGAGCCGGTGTgtgcgcgcctgctcgatatggtcgtcgaggaccgTCCGTTTTACTCGTTCCtctcgccgctcgactTGCAGCTCTCGCTGagcggcctcgacgcggacccCTCGCAGCCCGACTAtgaggagcgcaagcgcgcgaccgccgaggcgaccgagcgcctgagccagtcggtgcgcgcggctgACGCGGTCAAGTTCCCTGCGCTCGTGAAGCTGATCCGTGCGTTTGAGGagggcgcgtcggtcgagtcaagcagcgcgagtgcgagcgacatgcgcgcgcgtgtcgccgcGACGAAGCGCGACAACGAAGGGCGCCCGGTCGAGATgggcgccgacggccgccccGATGTGCGCCGCAAGTCCAACTGCAACTTTCTCGCGAGCGTCTTTGCGAACGTGACCGTCTTGccccgcggccgcgactTCTTCGTGCAGCCAATCGAAGGCGCGGACAAGGACAGCGCGGACGCCTACCCCGTCGGCCGCATCATGGTTTACACTGAGCACGCGGACCTTatccggcgcggcggcgtaaTTAGCGCGCTGAAAAACATCCTCTTTATCAAGAGTGCGCACAAGCTGATCCTTGCGCCGGGCCCTACGATGAAAGAGTACGAAAACTACCATGCGCCGGTCGACATCCTGCCCTACCTGCTCATGCCGCTAATCGACGGCAaagagctcgccaaggtcgacctcgacgaccaggaggcgctgcccgagtcgTGCCAGCTCGTGCCGGAAGAcaagccgcgcgagcgcgatgcggcgctgcgcctgatGCTCGTCGAGTGCCTCCTCCTGCTGTGCACCTCGCTGTACGGCCGCGAGTGCCTGCGGagtcgcggcgcgtacattgtcgtgcgcgaggcgcatcTTGCCGAGCAGAAGGAAGAGATCACCGAGGCGATCGTGCGTCTTGTCAACCTTCTCAAGCGTGAAGAGTCcgatgcgacgctcgccgggggcggcgacgtggaCGTCGGCGCAGAAGACAAccaggacgacgacgacgacgacgacctaATTATTGAGGAATTGTAG
- a CDS encoding uncharacterized protein (EggNog:ENOG503P8NK; COG:J), producing the protein MSLPRFAAMRQVRLLRPKAPAVRQPVVTACAVPKVAVPHVSARMRAMPAMRASPILAMARLSLTNMRSVPAVSLGGVRYATYGSEYQPSQRKRKRKHGFLARLRSRTGKKVLVRRRLKGRARVSH; encoded by the coding sequence ATGTCTCTGCCGCGGttcgcggcgatgcgccaggtgcgcctgctgcgccccAAGGCGCCTGCTGTGCGGCAACCTGTTGTGACTGCCTGTGCAGTGCCAAAGGTGGCCGTGCCGCACGTTAGCGCGCGTATGCGCGCGATGCCGGCGATGCGTGCCTCGCCGATCCTCGCCATGGCTCGGCTCTCCCTCACGAAtatgcgcagcgtgccggcTGTCTCGCTTGGCGGCGTGCGGTACGCGACATACGGCTCAGAGTACCAGCcgtcgcagcgcaagcgcaagcgcaagcacggattcctcgcgcgcctgcggtcgcgcaccggcaagAAGGTGCTCGTGCGACGCCGCCTGAAAGGACGTGCGCGTGTCTCGCACTAG
- a CDS encoding uncharacterized protein (COG:J; EggNog:ENOG503NTWW): MALAPALKALLNAPKYAARPSAYQKAVTIASGSGGKPRSPPRASLLDDLFSRIGTEAQGRGIGWGEWMTVLTATMFALNSPGSLQAMHRFVMRREHEADLRPVTERVERACLMREVGLKCLGLVGTPKTINNLAALRAMVDEDKECAAAMPTAPRRDLSPAQWADAKRVGAELFDDIYREKSERLQQVLAHSHPDLGVYIVGYEYGPLFAPPPLYHGQDAESFAPWEVNRIRVSLTTIAALHAQGGVGPQVTSHIFGLLRARPSFAHLPADERRGLEFLASEDGAEWVLKTINEVCRIVDGAEEQDREELPSKARL, from the exons ATGGCGTTGGCCCCCGCGCTGAAAGCGCTGCTGAACGCGCCCAagtacgccgcgcgcccgtCGGCGTACCAGAAAGCGGTGACGATTGCGAGCGGATCCGGCGGCAAgccgcggtcgccgccccgcgcatcgctgctcgacgacctcttTTCGCGGATCGGtaccgaggcgcagggccgGGGGATCGGCTGGGGCGAATGGATGACGGTGCTT ACCGCGACCATGTTTGCGCTCAACTCGCCTGGAAGCCTGCAGGCGATGCATAGGTTCGtcatgcgccgcgagcacgaggccgacctgcgcccggtcaccgagcgcgtcgagcgggcGTGTCTCATGCGCGAAGTCGGCCTCAAGTGCCTCGGGCTGGTCGGCACCCCCAAA ACGATCAACAACCTCGCGGCACTCCGTGCTatggtcgacgaggacaaAGAATGTGCGGCCGcgatgccgacggcgccgaggcg CGACCTGTCGCCTGCACAGTGGGCCGACGCGAAGCGTgtcggtgccgagctcTTTGACGATATCTACCGCGAAAAGTCGGAACGCCTGCAGCAAGTCCTCGCGCACTCGCACCCCGATCTCGGCGTGTACATTGTCGGCTACGAGTACGGGCCGCTTTTtgccccgccgccgctgtaTCACGGCCAGGACGCGGAGTCGTTTGCGCCGTGGGAGGTGAACCGCATCCGCGTAAGCCTCACCACCATTGCCGCGCTCCACGCCCAAGGCGGCGTCGGGCCGCAGGTCACGAGCCACATCTTCGGCCTTctccgtgcgcggccgagctttgcgcacctgccggccgacgagcgccgcggcctcgagtTCCTCGCGAGCGAGGACGGCGCAGAATGGGTCCTAAAAACCATCAATGAGGTAtgccgcatcgtcgacgGTGCAGAGGAGCAGGaccgcgaggagctcccGAGCAAGGCACGTCTGTAG
- the AKR1 gene encoding protein S-acyltransferase (EggNog:ENOG503NVTK; TransMembrane:6 (i248-268o274-296i308-328o340-358i435-455o495-516i); COG:S), whose product MTDEGSVHRCAQRGELAELTRLVADAPTLVNARDAENVTPLHWAAINGHIECCELLLENGAEVNAVGGELAATPLQWSARNGQLNLMHLLLKHGADPQFADKQGFNALHLTTHSSYVMSLIFMLQQDAFSAQDAVDTADPQGHTPLMWAAFQGDALSVDVLLKHGASVATRDESGLTPLHWAVVRGNRLCIQRIVKGGGDIQARDHEGKTPHEMAEELHTLSAYTGALQALGRHPDGRVRKRPYGPRFERLLVFFVPYAWFGVLFYAVSLLPWYLAFPAFVVGVMGMHLFIALYVLDARKPDAVKSSPYFLSLLAMTLGWLTTMWVLYVAPNTSEFGTRQVLVGFLLSIVIGSLIWCASTSPGQCPRPATPEERKRDVEALASRGMLSGLSFCITCLGRRPLRSKHCHVCGKCVPRHDHHCPWIDNCVGLRNHRVFMVMLAAAEIGIPIYLSLVYQCTSLCSPDFVQHTPPALLGAYRDRLIPAPLSAAVEFHGVLFYSSAWVTMMAAWLMILFVMQLVQISRQLTTFEASNVGRYGFMGGRADANMSTQKGFMQQQAERMIAAGMRPEEAHARLHGCAHGRKKTPLGIVKALGTSLLSIVGLDLYTRGKGGQGLSRSTAAANPFDKGLVANCLDFWTAGEHLHVDYTRLYDVPLEGFAVGGEQRVH is encoded by the exons ATGACCGACGAAGGTTCGGTGCACCGctgtgcgcagcgcggcgagcttgccgagctcacgcgcctcgtcgcggatGCACCCACACTGGTGAATGCGCGTGATGCAGAGAATGTGACGCCGCTGCACTGGGCTGCGATCAACGGGCACATTGAGTGctgcgagctgctgctggagaacggcgccgaggtgaatgcggtcggcggcgagctcgccgcgacgccgctgcagtGGAGCGCACG GAATGGCCAGCTGAATCTGATGCACCTCCTGCTCAAGCACGGTGCGGATCCGCAGTTTGCAGACAAGCAGGGCTTTaacgcgctgcacctcaCAACGCACAGCAGCTATGTCATGTCGCTCATCTTTATGCTGCAGCAGGACGCATTTAGTGCACAAGACGCCGTCGACACGGCCGATCCCCAGGGGCATACGCCGCTCATGTGGGCCGCGTTCcagggcgacgcgctctcgGTCGACGTCCTGCTCAAGCATGGCGCaagcgtcgcgacgcgcgacgagtcCGGGCTCACGCCGCTGCACTGGGCGGTCGTGCGCGGAAACCGCCTGTGCatccagcgcatcgtcaaAGGCGGTGGCGACATCCAGGCAAGGGACCACGAAGGCAAGACGCCGCACGAAatggccgaggagctgcacaCGCTCTCTGCGTacaccggcgcgctccaagCGCTGGGGCGCCATCCCGATGGGCGGGTGCGCAAACGTCCGTACGGCCCGCGTTTCGAGCGCTTGCTCGTGTTCTTTGTGCCGTACGCGTGGTTTGGCGTGCTCTTTTACGCCGTGTCGTTACTGCCCTGGTACCTGGCTTTTCCCGCGTTTGTCGTCGGCGTAATGGGTATGCACCTGTTCATTGCGCTGTacgtgctcgacgcacgcaaGCCCGACGCAGTCAAGTCCTCGCCGTACTTTTTGTCGCTCCTCGCCATGACCCTGGGATGGCTCACGACGATGTGGGTCTTGTACGTCGCACCAAACACATCCGAGTTTGGCACGCGCCAGGTGCTCGTCGGTTTCCTCCTCTCGATCGTAATCGGCTCGTTGATCTGGTGCGCTAGCACGTCCCCGGGGCAGTGCCCGCGCCCGGCCACGCCGGAAGAGCGCAAGCGTGatgtcgaggcgctcgcgtcgcgcggcatgcTCAGCGGCCTCTCGTTCTGCATTACCTgcctcgggcgccggccgctgcgctccaAGCACTGCCATGTGTGTGGCAagtgcgtgccgcgccacGACCACCACTGCCCGTGGATCGACAACTGCGTCGGCCTCCGCAACCACCGTGTGTTCATGGTgatgctcgccgcggcagaGATCGGGATTCCCATCTACCTCTCGCTGGTCTACCAATGTACGTCGTTGTGCTCACCAGACTTTGTCCAGCACACGCCTcctgcgctgctcggcgcctaCCGTGACCGCCTGATTCCCGCGCCGCTCAGCGCCGCAGTCGAATTTCACGGCGTGCTCTTTTACTCGAGCGCATGGGTCACGATGATGGCCGCGTGGCTCATGATTCTGTTCGTGatgcagctcgtgcagatCTCGCGCCAGCTCACGACGTTCGAGGCGAGCAACGTGGGCCGCTACGGTTTCAtgggcggccgcgcggacGCCAACATGTCCACCCAGAAGGGGTTcatgcagcagcaggccgagcgcatgaTTGCCGCGGGAATGCGTCCAGAggaggcgcacgcgcgcctgcaCGGGTGTGCGCACGGCAGGAAAAAGACAccgctcggcatcgtcaaggcgctcggcacgtcgctccTCTCGATCGTCGGGCTCGATTTGTATACCCGCGGCAAGGGCGGCCAGGGTctgtcgcgctcgacggcggctGCCAATCCGTTCGACAAGGGGCTCGTGGCCAATTGCctcg ACTTTTGGACGGCCGGCGAACATCTGCATGTCGACTATACACGGCTGTACGATGTCCCGCTCGAAGGCTTCGCCGTGGGGGGGGAGCAACGAGTTCACTAG
- the PDX1 gene encoding dihydrolipoyllysine-residue acetyltransferase (EggNog:ENOG503NYQ0; COG:C) gives MWSVRASPGARLWAAARVAPSVRYAAMSTSAMRLAVHEMTMPAMSPTMDKGNLGNWKLKEGDSFTAGTVMLEVETDKAMMDVEADDDGVLAKILVQSGTKDVEVNKPIALLAEEGDDISNLELPKESEQKDSAPPKESAPKESKSEQASSEPRAQPGHVSFDGPVLPSVIRLANQYGIQNAEKEIKGTGHNGMLTKGDVLAYLGKAKSPYGTAKGKHTKLSDLGAPPH, from the exons ATGTGGTCGGTACGTGCgtcgcctggcgcgcgcctgtgggccgctgcgcgtgtggcgccgtcggtgcgctACGCGGCAAtgtcgacgtcggcgatgcgcctgGCCGTGCATGAAATGACGATGCCGGCCATGAGCCCGACGATGGACAAAGGCAATCTCGGGAACTGGAAGCTGAAGGAAGGCGACTCGTTCACCGCGGGTACGGTGATGCTGGAAGTG GAAACCGACAAGGCCATGATggacgtcgaggccgatgacgacggcgtgctcgccAAGATTCTCGTGCAGTCCGGCACGAAGGACGTGGAAGTGAACAAGCCGAttgcgctgctggccgaggagggcgacgaTATCTCCAACCTGGAACTCCCGAAAGAGAGCGAGCAGAAGGACAGTGCACCTCCGAAGGAGAGCGCACCGAAAGAGAGCAAGAGCGAGCAGGCGTCCAGCGAACCGCGGGCGCAGCCCGGCCACGTCTCGTTCGACGGCCCTGTGCTCCCGTCGGTGATCCGCCTCGCGAACCAGTATGGCATCCAGAATGCGGAGAAAGAGATCAAGGGCACCGGCCACAACGGCATGCTGACCAaaggcgacgtgctcgcctacctcggcaaggccaAGAGTCCGTATGGCACGGCCAAGGGCAAGCATACCAAGCTGTCGGACCtgggtgcgccgcc CCACTGA
- the DPH1 gene encoding 2-(3-amino-3-carboxypropyl)histidine synthase (BUSCO:EOG09261X9E; EggNog:ENOG503NUF2; COG:J) has translation MNDAAHPPRRFTRAEPSSSAPIGGGVPTSITEDPLLNGAIASLLPSNYNFEIHKTIYQIRKYEAQCVALQMPEGLTLWATAISDIVERFTDATTVIMGDVTYGACCVDDYTAMGLGCDMLVHYGHSCLVPVDQTMIRTLYIFVEIRIDTEHLLQTVRANFPSDRTAFQRTVLTSPEERNAPPTLTVEVSSENETPTHLALVGTIQFIAAIQDIRTRLAQGDADAKAEPLAIEGGEVAPDALVRHVDRSSQRYHITVPQIKPLSPGEILGCTSPKLDANKIDAILYVGDGRFHLESIMIANPRIPAFRYDPYTKRLQRELYDHPAMRRLRHAAIDEAQSTLTPVARVRELEAPAPHPVAGTTETVPSDTPGWGLVLGTLGRQGSTQVLDYLADTLHARDPNLSHVPILLSELSPQKVGLFGDHLNVFVQTSCPRLSIDWGSAFPKPLLSPYEAAAALGRAPLWSTTESDLGLIRYPKGRSEGDQETKDYPMDFYANASLGPWTPRHGLGVVKKSGRSNRALLQSLGIRARPPAKEQERGGVST, from the coding sequence ATGAacgatgcagcgcatccgcctcggcggttCACACGCGCAGAGCCGTCTAGCTCTGCACCTATAGGAGGTGGTGTACCCACCTCTATCACCGAGGACCCTCTCCTGAACGGCGCAATTGCGAGCCTGCTGCCCAGCAACTACAATTTCGAGATTCACAAGACCATTTACCAGATTCGCAAGTATGAAGCGCAGTGTGTGGCGCTGCAGATGCCTGAAGGTCTCACGCTCTGGGCGACAGCCATTTCCGACATTGTGGAACGTTTCACTGATGCGACAACAGTCATTATGGGCGACGTCACGTACGGTGCGTGCTGTGTCGACGACTACACGGCCATGGGCCTGGGGTGCGACATGCTAGTGCACTACGGCCACAGCTGCCTTGTGCCTGTCGACCAAACCATGATCCGCACGCTTTACATCTTTGTCGAGATCCGCATTGATACCGAGCACCTGCTGCAGACTGTCCGCGCCAACTTCCCCAGCGACCGCACGGCATTCCAGCGTACGGTGCTAACCTCGCCGGAGGAGCGCAATGCGCCGCCCACGCTGACGGTCGAAGTGTCGAGTGAGAACGagacgccgacgcaccTGGCGCTCGTTGGAACGATCCAGTTCATTGCTGCGATCCAGGACatccgcacgcgcctcgcgcaaggcgacgccgatgccaaggccgagccgctGGCGATTGAAGGCGGCGAGGTGGCGCCGGATGCACTGGTGCGCCACGTCGACCGCTCGTCGCAGCGCTACCACATCACCGTCCCCCAGATCAAGCCGCTGAGCCCGGGCGAGATCCTGggctgcacctcgccgaaGCTCGATGCGAACAAGATCGATGCGATTCTCTATGTGGGCGACGGCCGCTTCCATCTTGAGTCGATCATGATTGCAAACCCCCGCATCCCCGCCTTCCGCTACGATCCGTACACAAAGCGtctccagcgcgagctgtaCGACCAcccggcgatgcgccgccttcGGCACGCTGCCATTGACGAGGCCCAGTCGACGCTGACGCCCGTCGCTCgtgtgcgcgagctcgaggcgccggcgccccaCCCCGTGGCGGGCACCACCGAGACGGTCCCGTCGGATACCCCTGGGTGGGGCCTTGTGCTTGGTACGCTGGGACGACAGGGCAGCACGCAGGTGCTCGACTATCTTGCGGATACGCTGCATGCGCGCGATCCCAACCTGTCGCACGTCCCTATCCTCCTTTCGGAACTGTCTCCCCAAAAAGTGGGCCTCTTTGGCGACCACCTCAATGTCTTTGTGCAAACGTCCTGCCCCCGTCTCTCGATTGACTGGGGTTCTGCGTTCCCCAAGCCGCTGCTCAGCCCCTAcgaggcggccgctgcgctcggccgtgcgccgctgtgGTCGACGACCGAGTCGGACCTGGGCCTGATCCGCTACCCCAAAGGGCGCTCGGAGGGCGACCAAGAGACCAAAGACTATCCTATGGACTTTTACGCCAATGCATCCCTCGGCCCATGGACGCCCCGCCACGGCCTTGGCGTCGTCAAAAAGAGCGGGCGCAGCAACCGCGCACTGCTCCAGTCCCTCGGCatccgtgcgcggccgcccgcgAAGGAGCAAGAACGTGGAGGTGTTAGCACATAG
- a CDS encoding uncharacterized protein (EggNog:ENOG503PKK2; COG:S), producing the protein MRQEHSVVWVSCHADGFAHWNSIARKAGMPLSQHTASGQLQYIDADAHLESNETLSSLLDDIRMGITVAQSTTNAHEPSPAYLARTLVVVDSLSFLQWSLPGSVEEVHASLVHFYRSLRALCRTEHAALLTLQHADACSAVSANGSLDAGDEKLFRLLLRSADLWVAVNELASGRAADCDGELTVHALGRTAAAALAPASRDELIPLDAFRLDRPSQACLFRIVPDGTGPKNAYGVRSSVKIWSRGSGQGLA; encoded by the exons ATGCGTCAGGAGCATTC CGTGGTGTGGGTGAGCTGTCACGCCGACGGATTCGCGCACTGGAACAGCATTGCGCGCAAAGCG GGCATGCCTCTCTCGCAACATACTGCATCGGGGCAGCTGCAATACATCGATGCTGATGCACACCTCGAAAGCAACGAGACGCTCTCGTCCCTCTTGGACGACATTCGCATGGGCATCACCGTCGCGCAAAGCACGACGAACGCCCATGAGCCAAGTCCTGCGTATCTTGCACGCACACTGGTGGTGGTCGATAGCCTCTCGTTCCTCCAGTGGAGCCTGCCTGGCTCGGTCGAAGAGGTGCATGCTTCGCTCGTCCACTTTTATCGATCGCTGCGCGCATTATGTCGCACG GAACACGCCGCACTTCTTACGTTGCAGCATGCGGAtgcgtgctcggcggtAAGCGCCAATGGCTCGCTGGATGCGGGCGACGAAAAGCTCTTTCGCCTCCTCTTGCGCTCCGCCGACCTCTGGGTCGCGGTGAACGAGCTCGCAAGCGGCCGTGCGGCAGACTGCGACGGTGAGCTGACGGTGCATGCGCTGGGCCGCacggctgctgctgcatTGGCACCCGCTTCCCGCGACGAACTGATTCCCCTCGACGCCTTCCGGTTAGACCGGCCGTCTCAGGCATGCCTCTTTCGTATCGTACCGGACGGCACCGGGCCAAAGAATGCCTATGGTGTGCGCTCGTCTGTCAAGATCTGGTCGCGAGGCAGCGGGCAGGGGCTCGCCTGA
- the COQ6_1 gene encoding Putative ubiquinone biosynthesis monooxygenase (COG:Q; EggNog:ENOG503NV68), which yields MALLRIASRSAVAARYVRRPVRLDAVRLFSTENLASDAYTKPGDDRMVRLARTARFLASLEAEDQREVAAMLRVDHSGEIAANTIYEAQADVFGYQGKPKDKALIMEMWENERKHLQATSAMLDEYRTRPSALVPLWALAGRVLGGATAMLGEKSAMACTEAVETVIGEHYDDQLQHLDSISKKLAKKYTGEKAAELEAALALLRSVLIEFRDDELEHLDTAVEHDSQQAPAHALLSVIVAYGCKGAIEIAKRV from the exons ATGGCGCTGTTGCGGATCGCGAGCCGGAGTGCGGTCGCTGCGCGGTATGTGCGGCGGCCGGTGCGACTCGATGCCGTGCGCTTGTTTTCTACCGAGAATCTTGCATCGGATGCGTATACGAAACCGGGTGATGACCGCATGGTGCGGCttgcgcgcacggcgcggttccttgcctcgctcgaggccgaggatcAGCGCGAGGTGGCTGCGATGCTCCGTGTCGATCACTCGGGTGAGATTGCTGCAAACACGATCTACGAGGCCCAGGCCGATGTGTTTGGCTACCAAGGCAAGCCGAAGGACAAGGCACTGATTATG GAAATGTGGGAGAATGAGCGCAAGCATCTGCAGGCGACAAGTGCGATGCTGGACGAATACCGCACACGTCCTTCGGCGCTTGTTCCGCTATGGGccctcgccgggcgcgtgCTAGGCGGTGCGACGGCCATGCTGGGCGAAAAGAGCGCTATGGCATgcaccgaggcggtcgagacAGTTATCGGCGAGCACTACGACGA TCAATTACAGCACCTCGACTCGATCTCCAAGAAGCTCGCGAAAAAATACACCGGCGAGAaggcggccgagctcgaAGCGGCGCTGGCCCTCTTGCGCTCGGTCCTCATCGAGTTCCGCGACGATGAGCTCGAGCACTTGGATACGGCCGTGGAGCACGACTCTCAgcaagcgcctgcgcatGCGCTACTCTCGGTGATTGTGGCATACGGATGCAAAGGCGCTATCGAGATCGCCAAGCGAGTTTAA
- a CDS encoding carboxypeptidase D (MEROPS:MER0016549; SECRETED:SignalP(1-19); COG:E; COG:O; EggNog:ENOG503NZCJ) → MMIPLLSFVGIALAGSVSAQGGFVKAPTDLTSKNGHANTTVRFKSVPAGICEMDSDVKSYSGYVDTAENEHMYFWFFEARKDPKDAPLTVWFNGGPGSSSMIGLFQENGPCRVTPDGKVHNNKHSWSEVSNMLFIDQPVTTGLSYSKVGPVVYNTETHSIVKSLDKDECPSNLKKTEECGTFSLPEDTDAPSTTLSTPPAVWKLMQGFLGAFPEYANASLHLTTESYGGHFGPAFGAYFLEQNKKNLPDTVPLNLESVMIGNGWFDPMVQYQAYYNFTVSPGNTYDYHPYNKSVTDKLYNDLYGEGKCVDQLKECYSSRSDKICRKTDAFCAAHVESVLDVVVKRDEYDIRELMPDPFPYGRYAKYLNSEKVQKAIGAYQNYSESSPIVGKTFTKTGDDSRRQSSVKNLQSLLDQGVTVTLLAGDADYNCNWLGVEVIAHMVAGKDFASAGYADIKTSGPETPGQVKQAGNFSFARIYYSGHEVPFYQPIAALEVMNRTLFHRDIATGQRSTSNGYKTKGSHQSTFRQGNDTVQFKPLPKNATYNPITHKPN, encoded by the coding sequence ATGATGATTCCCCTGCTGAGCTTTGTGGGCATTGCCTTAGCGGGCTCCGTGTCCGCCCAAGGTGGCTTTGTCAAAGCCCCCACTGATCTTACCTCTAAGAACGGTCATGCGAATACCACAGTCCGCTTCAAGTCCGTGCCCGCCGGTATCTGCGAGATGGACTCGGACGTGAAGAGCTACTCGGGCTACGTCGATACGGCGGAGAACGAACACATGTACTTTTGGTTCTTTGAGGCACGCAAGGACCCCAAGGATGCGCCGCTGACGGTGTGGTTCAACGGTGGTCCTGGCTCTTCGTCCATGATCGGCCTGTTCCAGGAGAACGGCCCTTGCCGCGTGACGCCCGACGGCAAGGTGCACAACAACAAGCACTCGTGGTCGGAGGTGTCCAACATGCTCTTTATTGACCAGCCGGTGACCACTGGTCTTTCCTACTCCAAGGTCGGCCCTGTGGTGTACAACACCGAGACCCATTCCATCGTCAAGTCCCTCGACAAGGACGAGTGCCCCAGCAACCTCAAGAAGACGGAGGAATGCGGCACCTTTTCGCTTCCCGAAGATACGGACGCGCCTAGCACCACGCTCTCGACTCCGCCGGCGGTGTGGAAACTGATGCAAGGCTTCCTGGGCGCCTTCCCCGAGTACGCCAACGCGTCGCTGCACCTTACGACGGAGTCGTACGGCGGCCACTTTGGCCCTGCGTTTGGCGCGTACTTCCTCGAGCAAAACAAGAAGAACCTGCCGGACACGGTTCCTCTGAACCTGGAGTCAGTGATGATTGGCAACGGATGGTTCGACCCGATGGTGCAGTACCAGGCGTACTACAACTTTACCGTGTCGCCGGGCAACACCTATGACTACCACCCGTACAACAAGTCGGTCACCGACAAGCTGTACAACGATCTTTACGGTGAGGGCAAGTGTGTCGACCAGCTGAAGGAGTGCTATTCGTCCCGCAGCGACAAGATCTGCCGCAAGACGGACGCGTTCTGTGCAGCGCATGTGGAATCGGTGCTCGATGTGGTCGTGAAGCGTGACGAGTACGACATTCGTGAGTTAATGCCCGATCCTTTCCCGTATGGGAGGTACGCCAAGTACCTCAACTCGGAGAAGGTGCAAAAAGCCATCGGTGCCTATCAGAACTATTCCGAGTCGTCGCCGATCGTTGGCAAGACGTTTACCAAGACGGGTGACGACAGTCGCCGCCAGAGCTCGGTCAAGAACCTCCagtcgctgctcgaccagggCGTTACCGTGACGCTCCTTGCGGGAGACGCCGACTACAACTGCAACTGGCTGGGCGTCGAGGTGATTGCGCACATGGTGGCCGGCAAGGACTTTGCCTCGGCTGGATACGCGGACATCAAGACCTCCGGTCCGGAGACGCCAGGCCAAGTGAAGCAGGCGGGCAACTTTAGCTTTGCGCGTATCTACTACAGTGGCCACGAAGTGCCCTTCTATCAGCCGATTGCTGCGCTGGAAGTGATGAACCGTACGCTGTTCCACAGGGACATTGCGACTGGTCAACGCTCCACTTCCAACGGCTACAAGACCAAGGGCTCTCACCAGAGCACGTTCCGCCAAGGGAACGATACGGTGCAGTTCAAGCCGTTGCCGAAAAACGCCACGTACAACCCCATCACGCACAAGCCCAATTAG